The segment tttattcatttatttatgacgctgtcaattttagttgaAGTTTTAGccacgggacttctttcgtgccGCGGAGTCTATTTAAAAAGGTTAGAACCAAAAGCCGTACAGCcagtttttatgaaaacatcATCTGTCACAGACCCAAAATTATCGCACAGATTGCACGCTATTGTACTTAGACCATTgaaaagaatggacctgtttcgcacccaaattcaccaacaaaaaagtctgtcgttttttgagggggacgaggtaaactcacacattgaaaacatttaacactattaaaccgattattttagaaatcgtttttattacaaatttgataaaattatggtagaaatacttacaaatgaaacgttactccattttttactaaactacaagtttttggccgtttttccattcaactacacaaaccggcatttttagggagctctttacatgaCGAAAACGactacaacaatgaaacaattctatagcaacagtttttataaacgcgttatatcattgattcttgatctttgacagagagataacggtttacgaggcaggtactttctttttaatagtctaagatattgtagtataaaaaaatcaggCATAGATAGCCGGAAACGGATAAAAGAAAAAGTCGCAAGCTGAAGAAACCATAGATTTAGTACTgagcacagacgacaaatgaaggtaCGGAGTACCGAAGAATAATCTATAAATCTCTAATATACAAAGACCTTATACTTACTCTATAAAAGTATAAGGTCTTTGCTAATATATATCTAAAAACAAGTGATTCACGGAAATACCCACGTTTAATTTGTGGTCAAGAAAATGCAAGCGATGTGCTTATCGTCTATGTACATAGATATCTATCTATTATATAATCTGTGATAACTGCTATTGTAACGTCAACGTCAATTTGATTTGTCAAAAACTTCAACGAAAATtcctataaattaataatatttgtctCATCTTTCACAAACTAAAATTCTTAGAATTTCTAATTCTAAGAACAAGAATGAATAATTGTTATAGATCAAGTGTTTATTTGATTTCCATTTAATAACAATGGCAAAGAGAAAAGCGGGCTTGAAGAATATCATTTATGAATTGGACAATGATGATATTGAATTGAGTAGTGATGATGAAGCTAAAGAGACAAAAGTGGGACGGTTTGAAACTGATAAGCAGAAGAAACAGCTTCCACATGTAACCAACAAAGAAGAAAATGTAGTAAAAACGCATGAAATCATAAACTTAGATTGTTCGAGTGACAGTATTTGCAGTTTGATTTCGCCCAACAATACCCATATTGGAGGGAAAACTACAGAAACGGACAGTAACCAAACAAGTTATTGTCAAAATGAAATCAATGTCGACGATTCAGAAATACAATTTAAAGATTTACAAAATAGCACTGTTTTATTCAAAGATCATAATATTGTTGTTGATTCTCCATCTAACAGTGATTTAGGTGTTGTAGGATGCGAAAATAGGGCTCCCCTAGTGACTGTGCGTTTTAGAGATAGAGAATTAGCTTGCAAATACAAAAAACTGGTTAGGGAATTTTTAATTGACTTATTGAAATCACAGCAACAAcagtacaaaaatgaaaatttcaattcaaatgGAGATTCTGACGTTGAGATTGACATTTGGCCGGAGGAGTTATATCAGGAAGGTTTCGGCAAAATTGAAGAAGATTGCGATGACTTCAGCAAAGATGAAGCGGTTACAGAGTTTGATAATATATCTGAGGAAGAttttgacaaaattaaaaaagttaatgaTGACTTCAGCAAAAATGAAGAGGTTACAGAGTTTGATAATGTATCTGAGGTTGATGACAGTATGTTCTTTGTTGATACAGCACCTTCCGATGAAGCTCATTCTGACATACCAAAATATAGTAAAGTGAGTAGTAATCTAAGAATAtctcaaaatatttataaataactaatattttaaagagataaGATTTGACTGTGTGTTTGTTAGCTATAGGCTCTGAAAGTACTgaagcaattttttaaattgtttcaaCAATGGAAAGTAACATTATCATTTCATTCCTTCTGGCATTTGTGCTTCTGGCAAGAGTTAATAATCTAAAGCCCGGCCGCTCAGAGTTTGCATTTCTAACAAGTTGTAATTAAGCACAagcttatcacactaatattataaaggtgaaagatTGTGTGTATATGTGTAAGTTTGTTTCCCCTTTGCTTTGCTGCTACTGTAgcaatttgactgaaatttagtATGAATAGATTTGacaatggattaacacataggctactttcaccctggaaaaatccatggttcccgaaggatttgtgaaaaactgaatttcactcAGATGAGACGAACAACTAAGttgcaggcgtctgctagtattgaataaaaaaatactttatcagCAACTaacattttatccccatatttatGCTGTTAAACTGGTAATActtaataacaaaatcatctgcTTTATTTGTATTGTGACCTGCACTTACTCTTAAGTTTATTAATGCTAATAGCTACTTCCTCTgttattgcttgttttattttcataatagatatttttactttttatttcctACCCTCACTCTGTCAATTTACTGATGagaatataattttaagaattccAGTTTAATAACCAACATTGTTGAAGAAGAAACTGCATCTCCGACTGCACTCCGCAAGGGACCAATTTGTTTTAACTGCGACGGGGAACATCCACTCAGAGACTGTAAACTGCCAAGGAATCATAATAAAATAGCTGCCAGTAGAAAAAATATTGGTCCCAGAGTAGGGTTGGTAGAAAGTTGCattttatattcatatatataaaaatgaatccatatattcCTTGGACACGACATCACGTGTGAATGGCTGGATTGATTGcactattttagtttttgatgtgtttgttattgtccggtttttattgtttttatgacagaataaatttaaaaattgcggGGAAAATTATAAGAAGCGGTAGGGGTAGTACAAGTTTACATcgatcacgcggacgaagtcgcggaggACCGCTAGTTACTTATAAAGTTTAAAGTAGGTAGGCACTTAACAGTATTGAAACatcgtcgttattaacccatattcggctcactgctgagctcgagtctcctctcagaatgagaggagttaagctaatagtccaccacgctggcccaatacggattggcagactacacacacgcagagaattaagaaaattctctggtatgcaggtttcctcacgatgttttccttcaccatttgagacacgtgatatttaattttttttaaatgcacacaactgaaaagttgggaggtgcatgcccaggaccggatttgaattcataccctccagaatcggaggagGAAATCGAACTACTTACGGTCAAAAGGTCGAGAGTTGGTTGGTTGACCTTAGCTGGCGGGTATATGAAGAGTAGGTTATGTGTCTAGTGTGGGTCGAGAATGGTGTGATCTATGTATTACCCGCCTTGCAAGCCATAGCAAGCCGCTACTCGCCACAATGCACTTTAATGTTTAAACATCGCGACAAAAACCGCACAAAATTGATCAGGGTCTATCCAATTCACACGcggaaaaccaaaaaaaaaacactccaAAGGGTGTTACTCTTTCCGTCAAAAAACGACGCGCGCGCTTTTAACTGTCAGCAATAGACTGCCTTACACTTGCCTTGAggataatttttttcttgtctATCCCACAGTGTGTGATAGTGATAATATGTATCACTATCaatatttttgcattttattgCTCAATTTTAATCTACAGACCCATGTACTGTATGTGGCCAATATTTAATTCACAACATACATTTTTGTTGGGTGtaatatgatgatggtgatgaatatAGTATcccacaaaaaataataatctttattctgcatttatttaattatgtttgtatgttttgggtattaaaaatgtttagctTTGATTTCCAGTCGATACCATGTTGAAGATGAGCAGAAATATGGCCATTTAGTACCAGGCAGGATATCAGGAAACTTGAGGCATGCATTGGGTCTCATGAGAAATGAACTGCCACTGCACATCTACCGTATGAGGCTACTAGGCTATCCTCCAGGATGGCTTGAAGAAGCCAAGATATCTCACTCTGGGATCACACTTTTTGATTCTACTGTAAGTTTTTTAATACCAAACCACATAATAGagatgatacagaatgagtcttcaCAAACCACAATCTTCTTTATTagattattgtttttcttttaggGAAATGCTACGCAGGACCCAGAGGAAGAGGACGGTGAAATTTGTCAACCAGGATCCAAAGATAAGTTTGACATTAAGAAGATTTTAGACTTCCCTGGTTATAATGTTCCAGCCAGTTCAAGATACATTGAGgtattataaaagttaatttgttGCTCCTCTTGAATTAACTGCTCTATGGAATTTGGTTCATGATTGACTATTCTTCAATAGTCTAATACAACTAGACTAGAATAGATAGGCTAattagaggggaatgggaatattggtcatattttaaaagatgtggcaaatattcttatttttttttttaatataaatattgtattattttgtatcaatatgtttttttaggAAAGTCATTTATTTGGCTTACCCCCAATGTCACAGCAAGATAGTAAAATGGAAATGTTGCAAGCACTCGCACCAAATGCCATGCAGGCTTATAAACGCAAGAAATTAACATTATTCCCGTCAGCCAATCAAAACTCTTTACTAGAGGGACAGGCTGAAATGGAACTTGACAGTGGAGATGGTATGTATCAGATGATAATTTTGTGAGAAATAATGCATGAATCTCAGTATTTTTGTGTAAGTGGAAATTGATAAGGTAGGTCCATTACTCAATCATTGCTCAGTGGATGATCTGGATGAAacgagatggtccaaaattgtatgaataatatataaaaagaaaatatttttgattatacaaatctacgaatttactttcgtaataatattcaatctctcccaagaaatacaACACTACGAAGACTAaaagtaataatggcggattgctGGCCGGCAaggcagtagtcgttttgacgtttacTGTCATTTGTCATGTTGTAGTTGCTTTATCTTGATattactcaaaaacttgggtcttgggtttttttttatttctataaaattagctacatttattcacttaattagattttaataaaatccttgtatttttaaaattttaatgatatgggtTACAAGAGTTGACCTGAAATCCATTTCAGGTCAACTCTTGTAACTCCTTTGGCGCAAAGTTAGATTATGGTCTAGTACAGTTCGTTTCAAGTAggatgacagttcgtttcacacttgaaagtttgccgtgatttttttttataaaataataatgttaattctTCAGAAATAGCTGAATTCCCATCGATACCACCACTACCCGATGAAGCGCCGCCACCGCCGCCTCCGCCGCCGCCTACACCACCACCAGATGACACACCTTTACCAGTAAACTCCGACAAATCAAACAAATTACCTGACAAAAGTAAAACTACAAATAATAGCATTAAAAAGGAATCCAATAAAGATttagtaaaaacaaaagaaaattcgaCAAATGCAAAGAGAAAATTTGATGGTAATGAAGTTGATTTGGCAACTTCAAGTGATGATGAGTTAGAAGTAATTGAGGTGTTACAAGTCCCTGATATTCCGATACCTAAAGTTGATGAACTCATATCTATTGATGTGGATGACGTTAGTATTGTTCAATATTacctatttcattttattaattaatttaaatttgaggTGCAATATTACCTTAAAAGTATTTAGATCCACAGAAAATTCAGAGAACAAAATCCTATATTTTACCAAACTGCTAATGTTGATTGGTTTGATCCAGAAGCTATTACACATTACACATAATGTTTTTTTGAATTGTGTTAAGATAACATTGCACTTCTTTTTGTTGTTCGTTTTAcatcaatatttaaattttcaggaCAAGTCACAGCTTAGTAGTGGACCCGACAGCCCGAGTCTGGTTGcattagaagaaagaaaaagacgACTTCTTGACGCTCTAATAGTTGACGATGATCTCAGCATGGAGTATATTGTACTTGACGAAACATTTTCGGACAACACTGACAATGTCGATACTATAAGTAAGGCTGAAACTATTGATGAAACAGAAACAGAAGATGAAGGTCCCAAGGAAATGGATAAAGAAACAGAAATGCAGAACATTAGTATAACAGATTCAGAGAAATGTTCAAAAATTGATATTGATGACACTTTGTCATTGAGTGATGATTCGAAAACAGTCGAAGCAAAAAAAACTGAGCCTCAAAAGTCTTCAATTGAAAATGAAGATAAAAGTACTAAAATAGAAGAGTTGTCTGTAATTGTAGAGGACGTGAATACAAATGTTGAAAAGTCTTCCACTTCAAACAAAGCTATTATGAATAATGTAGTAAATAAGTCTGCCATTGTTAATGAACTTAAAGAAACAGAACTGGA is part of the Bicyclus anynana chromosome 5, ilBicAnyn1.1, whole genome shotgun sequence genome and harbors:
- the LOC112043503 gene encoding zinc finger CCHC domain-containing protein 8 encodes the protein MAKRKAGLKNIIYELDNDDIELSSDDEAKETKVGRFETDKQKKQLPHVTNKEENVVKTHEIINLDCSSDSICSLISPNNTHIGGKTTETDSNQTSYCQNEINVDDSEIQFKDLQNSTVLFKDHNIVVDSPSNSDLGVVGCENRAPLVTVRFRDRELACKYKKLVREFLIDLLKSQQQQYKNENFNSNGDSDVEIDIWPEELYQEGFGKIEEDCDDFSKDEAVTEFDNISEEDFDKIKKVNDDFSKNEEVTEFDNVSEVDDSMFFVDTAPSDEAHSDIPKYSKNSSLITNIVEEETASPTALRKGPICFNCDGEHPLRDCKLPRNHNKIAASRKNIGPRVGRYHVEDEQKYGHLVPGRISGNLRHALGLMRNELPLHIYRMRLLGYPPGWLEEAKISHSGITLFDSTGNATQDPEEEDGEICQPGSKDKFDIKKILDFPGYNVPASSRYIEESHLFGLPPMSQQDSKMEMLQALAPNAMQAYKRKKLTLFPSANQNSLLEGQAEMELDSGDEIAEFPSIPPLPDEAPPPPPPPPPTPPPDDTPLPVNSDKSNKLPDKSKTTNNSIKKESNKDLVKTKENSTNAKRKFDGNEVDLATSSDDELEVIEVLQVPDIPIPKVDELISIDVDDDKSQLSSGPDSPSLVALEERKRRLLDALIVDDDLSMEYIVLDETFSDNTDNVDTISKAETIDETETEDEGPKEMDKETEMQNISITDSEKCSKIDIDDTLSLSDDSKTVEAKKTEPQKSSIENEDKSTKIEELSVIVEDVNTNVEKSSTSNKAIMNNVVNKSAIVNELKETELEGEKGEVNKESVSKEVNTTDSKTGTVKNTLYGTPVLNVASPFVKLPSDDKFAKDISDVIHFENLPNSTGKFKQISSLLKRVKSEVDRIQDS